From a region of the Desulfuromonas sp. KJ2020 genome:
- a CDS encoding general secretion pathway protein GspE: protein MAQTLLDLLEEAGQITREQFDEALKNRVLFGGKIGTSLLEMGLIDENELARFLSRQMSVPYVASQQLLHIPAETIQLLPQELALKYAAIPLSLDKKRLNLVMADPNDLKAIDEIAFITGYIINPMVSPELRLMQALNQYYNKPIDHRYQQIIDRMSQHQVKTVQTEDSTKEKTASSPPSELRAVPGKPYPAAPASSGHSERSDHTSQSRVPEKSRPARPPATLGEKLAALQQKKVLAPVHPPETPAPVAPPPASAEQATTPQVLTELARAMDREDIANALVSFLGRKFGKAALFVVRGNSVSGWKALIHGVAREHFNTVSIPLTRPSALKTVTEGRSFFLGTTPRTPLDERWVRGVGGEVSDRVLLMPLMIGGRVVCILYVEEGDSNLSSHIGEIQRLLAKAAMAFEILILREKILMM from the coding sequence ATGGCTCAGACTCTGCTCGATCTCTTGGAAGAAGCCGGTCAAATCACCCGGGAACAATTTGATGAAGCCCTCAAAAATCGGGTTCTCTTTGGGGGTAAAATCGGCACCAGCCTGCTGGAGATGGGTCTGATTGATGAAAACGAACTGGCCCGCTTTCTAAGCCGGCAAATGTCCGTGCCCTATGTAGCTTCCCAGCAGTTGCTGCACATCCCCGCCGAAACCATCCAGCTGCTCCCACAGGAACTGGCGCTTAAATATGCCGCCATTCCTCTATCCCTGGACAAAAAACGACTGAACCTGGTCATGGCCGACCCTAATGACCTCAAGGCCATCGACGAAATCGCCTTCATCACCGGCTACATCATCAACCCGATGGTCAGCCCTGAACTACGGCTGATGCAGGCGCTCAACCAGTATTACAACAAGCCGATCGATCACCGCTATCAGCAGATCATCGATCGGATGTCCCAGCACCAGGTCAAAACGGTCCAAACCGAAGACTCAACGAAGGAAAAAACGGCGTCTTCGCCGCCGAGTGAGTTGCGTGCGGTTCCCGGCAAGCCCTACCCGGCTGCACCCGCTTCTTCCGGTCATTCCGAAAGATCCGACCACACATCTCAGAGCCGGGTTCCCGAAAAAAGCCGCCCCGCCCGACCGCCGGCGACCCTTGGGGAAAAACTTGCGGCGCTGCAGCAGAAAAAGGTGTTGGCACCGGTGCACCCGCCGGAGACGCCTGCCCCAGTCGCACCCCCGCCGGCTTCGGCAGAGCAAGCGACCACTCCCCAGGTGCTCACAGAGCTGGCCAGGGCCATGGATCGCGAAGATATCGCCAATGCCCTGGTGTCTTTTTTAGGACGGAAATTCGGTAAGGCCGCCCTCTTCGTCGTGCGCGGGAACTCGGTTTCCGGGTGGAAGGCTCTCATCCACGGCGTTGCCAGGGAACACTTCAATACCGTCAGCATTCCCTTGACCCGTCCCTCGGCCCTGAAGACCGTCACCGAAGGTCGCAGCTTCTTCCTCGGCACCACTCCTCGCACTCCCTTGGATGAACGCTGGGTTCGCGGCGTAGGCGGAGAGGTTTCGGACAGAGTGCTGCTGATGCCCCTGATGATCGGTGGGCGGGTGGTGTGTATCCTGTACGTAGAGGAAGGGGACAGCAACCTGTCGAGCCACATCGGCGAAATCCAGCGGTTGCTGGCCAAAGCGGCCATGGCCTTTGAAATACTGATTTTGCGGGAAAAGATCCTGATGATGTGA
- a CDS encoding MBL fold metallo-hydrolase produces MVTNASLDIVQVSASDMANFSYLLYCPRRKVGAAVDPSFQPERLLAEAKKRGVTIETLFNTHGHRDHVAGNGVILAETGARLAAHPLDVEKADIPVFDNQMFSLGDGTLTVLHTPGHSPGSICLHTGNALLTGDTLFVTRVGRADLAGSDVKALYHSLRRLAGYPPDTRIFPGHDYGPIPVSTLEYEREHNPYLQCPDLASFIRLRLGDS; encoded by the coding sequence ATGGTGACGAACGCCAGCCTCGACATCGTGCAGGTGAGTGCCAGCGACATGGCCAACTTCTCCTACCTGCTCTACTGCCCGAGGCGCAAGGTCGGGGCTGCGGTGGACCCCTCTTTTCAGCCGGAACGCCTGCTGGCGGAAGCGAAGAAGAGAGGGGTCACTATTGAAACCCTGTTCAACACCCACGGCCATCGGGACCACGTGGCGGGCAATGGGGTGATTCTGGCCGAGACTGGGGCCCGGCTGGCCGCCCACCCACTTGACGTGGAGAAGGCGGACATCCCCGTATTCGACAACCAGATGTTTTCGTTGGGCGACGGCACCCTGACTGTGCTGCACACTCCGGGGCACTCGCCGGGCTCGATCTGCCTCCATACGGGCAACGCTCTCCTGACTGGCGATACCCTGTTCGTGACGCGGGTCGGCCGCGCCGACCTGGCCGGCAGCGATGTCAAAGCGCTCTATCACAGCCTGCGGCGCCTTGCCGGCTACCCCCCCGACACCCGGATTTTTCCCGGCCACGATTATGGCCCCATCCCGGTGTCCACCCTGGAATATGAACGGGAGCACAATCCATATCTCCAGTGTCCGGACCTGGCCAGTTTCATCCGCCTTCGTCTGGGCGATTCCTAG
- a CDS encoding BCCT family transporter, whose translation MAESKRSSTILIPVFVPAVVVTLLLVIGTISNPERAGTVFSATLAFITRTFGWFYMLAVAIFLVFIVGVAFSRWGRIKLGPDHAGPQYSFPAWFAMLFSAGYGIALLFFGVAEPVLHYASPPAGAPATVDAAKQAMQIAFFHWGFHIWAIYGLVGLVLAYFSFRHGLPLSMRSALFPIIGERIHGPIGHTVDLFAILGTMFGIATTLGLSVAQINAGINYLWPAIPVGTTVQVIAISVITGLALFSVLAGLDKGVKNLSILNMGLAVLLMLFVFFAGPTIFILETFLQNTGSYLNNIIERTFNLQAYTRSDWIGNWTLFIFGWTIAWAPFVGLFIAKISRGRTIRQFVFGVMLVPSLFTFLWFSIFGDTALHLIMVDGYTALIGEVQADHALALFKLYERLPFTSIVSFVTVILIITFFVTSSDSGSLVIDSLASGGVAHTPAWQRAFWAITEGVVASTLLIAGGLNALQTMTIASALPFAVIMLIAALGMWRALIIESHTEASLQSHMRRVRHAPGITGPGRWKKRLADLVDFPEREEVSAFIGKQVLGSMTHVQKELAEQGWPAEVIYDEDHDRAYLEVIRPDQLDFIYEIRLCEYARPDFAYPEMDRDDEHVPHYYRAEVFLRRGGQSYDIYGYDQQQIINDILDQFEKYLHFLHISPGSLPWQMQEHDEMLNPPVLDKGTS comes from the coding sequence ATGGCCGAGTCCAAAAGAAGCTCCACGATACTGATCCCCGTCTTCGTGCCAGCGGTTGTGGTCACCCTGCTGCTGGTCATCGGCACTATCAGCAATCCCGAACGGGCCGGGACCGTTTTCTCGGCCACCCTGGCCTTTATCACCCGTACCTTCGGCTGGTTCTACATGCTGGCCGTGGCCATTTTCCTTGTTTTCATCGTCGGCGTAGCTTTCTCTCGCTGGGGCAGGATCAAGCTCGGCCCGGACCACGCCGGCCCCCAGTACAGTTTCCCCGCCTGGTTCGCCATGCTCTTCTCCGCCGGCTACGGCATCGCCCTGCTCTTCTTTGGGGTGGCCGAGCCGGTACTGCATTATGCCTCGCCCCCGGCAGGGGCGCCGGCCACGGTGGATGCGGCCAAGCAGGCCATGCAGATCGCCTTTTTCCACTGGGGTTTTCATATCTGGGCCATTTACGGCCTGGTCGGGCTGGTGCTGGCTTATTTTTCCTTCCGCCACGGACTGCCCCTGTCCATGCGTTCGGCTCTTTTTCCCATCATCGGCGAACGCATTCACGGACCGATCGGTCATACGGTAGACCTCTTCGCCATTCTCGGCACCATGTTCGGCATCGCCACCACCCTCGGACTCTCCGTCGCCCAGATCAATGCCGGCATCAATTACCTGTGGCCGGCCATCCCCGTGGGCACGACGGTACAGGTCATCGCTATCTCCGTCATCACCGGCCTGGCCCTTTTTTCTGTCCTCGCCGGCCTGGACAAGGGGGTTAAAAACCTCTCCATCCTCAACATGGGGCTAGCCGTGCTGCTCATGCTGTTCGTCTTCTTCGCCGGCCCGACCATCTTCATTCTGGAAACTTTTCTGCAGAATACGGGCAGCTATCTCAACAACATCATCGAGCGCACCTTCAACCTGCAGGCATATACCCGCAGCGACTGGATCGGCAACTGGACCCTGTTCATCTTCGGCTGGACCATCGCCTGGGCCCCCTTTGTCGGCCTCTTTATCGCCAAGATCAGCCGCGGGCGCACGATTCGCCAGTTCGTCTTCGGCGTCATGCTGGTCCCCTCGCTCTTTACCTTCCTGTGGTTCTCCATCTTCGGCGACACGGCCCTGCACCTCATTATGGTCGATGGCTATACGGCCCTTATCGGCGAAGTGCAGGCCGACCATGCCCTGGCCCTGTTCAAACTGTATGAGCGTCTGCCCTTTACCAGTATCGTCTCCTTTGTGACGGTGATCCTCATCATTACCTTCTTTGTCACTTCCTCCGACTCGGGTTCCCTGGTCATCGACTCCCTGGCTTCGGGGGGCGTCGCCCACACCCCGGCCTGGCAACGGGCTTTCTGGGCCATTACCGAAGGTGTCGTCGCCTCGACCCTGCTCATTGCCGGGGGTCTCAACGCCCTGCAGACCATGACCATCGCCAGCGCCCTGCCTTTCGCCGTCATCATGCTGATCGCGGCCCTCGGCATGTGGCGGGCGCTCATCATTGAAAGCCACACGGAAGCCAGCCTGCAGAGTCACATGCGGCGGGTGCGTCATGCGCCCGGCATCACCGGCCCCGGTCGCTGGAAAAAGCGTCTGGCCGACCTGGTGGATTTTCCTGAACGTGAAGAAGTGTCCGCTTTTATCGGCAAGCAGGTCTTAGGCAGTATGACGCATGTACAGAAGGAACTGGCGGAGCAGGGTTGGCCGGCCGAGGTCATCTACGATGAGGACCATGATCGGGCCTACCTGGAAGTCATTCGGCCCGACCAGCTTGATTTTATCTACGAAATCCGCCTGTGCGAATATGCCCGACCCGACTTCGCCTACCCTGAAATGGATCGGGACGACGAACATGTGCCCCATTACTATCGGGCGGAGGTCTTTCTGCGCCGCGGCGGGCAATCCTACGACATCTACGGCTATGACCAGCAGCAGATCATCAACGACATTCTCGACCAGTTCGAAAAGTATCTGCATTTTCTCCACATCTCGCCCGGCAGCCTGCCTTGGCAGATGCAGGAGCACGATGAGATGCTCAATCCGCCGGTTTTGGACAAGGGAACCTCCTGA
- the dapF gene encoding diaminopimelate epimerase gives MKFAKMHGAGNDYVYIDCFSQVVPDPERLAVEVSDRHFGIGSDGLILIEPSAVADVRMRMFNADGSEAEMCGNGVRCVAKYAYDHGLVDSLRISVETGAGVLPLQLFTNSRNKVDRVRVNMGKPRLSRGEIPMTGSPDEQAVNVEVTGLDRTFHVTCVSMGNPHAVIFVDNVHEFPVAKYGPALETHPLFPNRINVEFVEVVSRTELKQRTWERGAGETLACGTGSSAVTVAAVLNGHCDRVLVNHLLGGDLEMEWTEDGHIYMTGPAVQVFEGDYQPQ, from the coding sequence ATGAAATTTGCCAAGATGCACGGTGCCGGCAACGACTATGTCTATATTGACTGCTTCAGCCAGGTGGTGCCTGATCCGGAAAGGCTGGCTGTGGAGGTGAGTGACCGACATTTCGGCATCGGCTCTGACGGTTTGATTCTGATTGAGCCCTCCGCGGTCGCCGACGTCCGCATGCGCATGTTCAACGCCGATGGCAGCGAGGCCGAGATGTGCGGCAACGGGGTGCGCTGCGTGGCCAAGTACGCCTACGATCACGGGCTGGTCGATTCCCTCCGGATCAGTGTCGAAACGGGGGCCGGGGTGCTGCCTCTGCAGCTCTTTACCAATAGCCGCAATAAGGTCGACAGGGTGCGGGTGAACATGGGCAAGCCGCGGCTCAGCCGGGGGGAGATTCCCATGACCGGTTCTCCCGACGAACAGGCTGTCAACGTTGAAGTGACGGGGCTCGATCGCACCTTTCATGTCACCTGCGTCTCCATGGGTAATCCCCATGCCGTCATTTTCGTCGACAACGTCCACGAATTTCCGGTGGCCAAATACGGCCCCGCGCTGGAGACGCACCCCCTCTTCCCCAACCGCATCAACGTGGAATTCGTGGAGGTCGTTTCTCGCACCGAACTCAAGCAGCGCACCTGGGAGCGGGGCGCCGGCGAGACTCTGGCCTGCGGCACCGGCTCCAGTGCGGTCACTGTGGCGGCGGTGCTCAACGGGCACTGTGACCGGGTGCTGGTCAATCATCTGCTCGGCGGCGATCTGGAGATGGAGTGGACGGAAGACGGCCACATCTATATGACCGGCCCGGCCGTGCAGGTCTTTGAAGGAGACTACCAGCCCCAATGA
- a CDS encoding HIT family protein: MNCPMCTRWQDEASLRIAEMKHCLVMLNRDQFFPGYTLVFTREHVTELFHLDKAVRQEVMEEVSTVAAALHRVFQPTKMNYELLGNMVPHMHWHLVPRFNDDPLWPRPIWSDPHQDKTLSPQEYVERILLIKNAL; the protein is encoded by the coding sequence ATGAACTGCCCCATGTGTACACGCTGGCAGGACGAGGCGTCGCTGCGTATCGCCGAAATGAAACACTGCCTGGTCATGCTCAACCGCGACCAGTTTTTTCCCGGCTATACCCTGGTCTTCACCCGGGAGCATGTGACCGAACTCTTTCATCTGGACAAGGCGGTCCGCCAGGAGGTCATGGAGGAGGTCAGCACCGTGGCGGCGGCGCTGCACCGGGTCTTTCAGCCGACCAAGATGAACTACGAGCTGCTGGGCAATATGGTGCCCCACATGCACTGGCATCTGGTGCCCCGCTTCAACGACGATCCCCTGTGGCCACGACCGATCTGGAGCGACCCGCACCAGGACAAGACCCTGAGCCCCCAGGAATACGTCGAGCGTATTTTGCTGATTAAAAACGCCCTGTAA
- a CDS encoding pyrimidine 5'-nucleotidase has product MDAILFDLDNTLYSPQRQLFALIDIRINRYMRERVGIPDAEVDGLRRRYWADYGVTLQGLIRHHGVDPEDYLEYVHDVDVNSRLIPDAPLRAALQSIPLRRLVFTNGSRGHAERVLSSLGLTDLFEEIFDIRVASYLPKPFPEPYREVLGHIGVEAPRCLMVEDSVENLRTAKELGMGTILVGDGEKPACVDVQIAAAVQVPAALAHWFATV; this is encoded by the coding sequence ATGGATGCCATTCTTTTTGATTTGGACAACACCCTTTATTCGCCTCAGCGGCAACTCTTTGCCCTCATCGACATCCGTATCAACCGTTACATGCGCGAGAGGGTGGGGATCCCCGACGCCGAGGTGGACGGTTTGCGCCGCCGCTACTGGGCCGATTACGGGGTCACCCTGCAGGGGCTGATCCGCCATCATGGGGTCGATCCCGAAGATTACCTCGAATACGTCCACGACGTGGATGTCAATTCGCGGCTGATTCCCGACGCGCCGCTGCGTGCGGCCCTGCAGAGCATTCCCCTGCGCCGCCTGGTCTTCACCAACGGCTCCCGGGGGCATGCCGAGCGCGTGTTGTCGTCGCTGGGGCTCACGGATCTCTTTGAAGAGATTTTCGATATCCGTGTTGCCTCCTATCTGCCCAAGCCTTTTCCCGAGCCCTACCGTGAGGTGCTGGGGCACATCGGTGTCGAGGCGCCACGCTGTCTCATGGTGGAGGATTCCGTCGAAAATTTGCGTACGGCCAAGGAACTGGGCATGGGGACTATCCTCGTCGGCGATGGCGAGAAGCCGGCCTGCGTCGACGTACAGATAGCGGCGGCGGTGCAGGTGCCTGCGGCCCTGGCCCACTGGTTCGCGACCGTCTGA
- a CDS encoding deoxyribonuclease IV has translation MLWLGAHMSIAGGVEKAFARGEEAGCTAMQIFTKNASQWRAKPLSPKEIEAFAAAWKQSPIGPVVAHDSYLINLAAPAEDAWEKAIAAFLDEMARCAALGIPEMVMHPGAHTGSGEEAGLRRIGEAFRRIFSEGPVSVRVLLENTAGQGTYLGGSFEHLAQIMDAVPQGRFGLCFDTCHAFAAGYDLSGAEGYGQVMAEVERLLGLDSIRLFHLNDAKKGLGSRVDRHEHIGQGQIGEEGFRLLMQDGRFAAVPKILETPKGDDGSGDRQNLALLRRLAGEG, from the coding sequence ATGTTGTGGCTCGGCGCCCATATGTCTATAGCTGGCGGGGTGGAAAAAGCTTTCGCCCGCGGGGAAGAGGCCGGCTGCACCGCCATGCAGATTTTCACCAAGAACGCCAGCCAGTGGCGAGCCAAGCCCCTGTCCCCTAAAGAGATCGAGGCCTTCGCCGCCGCCTGGAAGCAGAGTCCCATCGGGCCGGTGGTGGCCCACGACAGCTACCTGATCAATCTGGCCGCGCCGGCGGAGGACGCCTGGGAAAAGGCCATCGCCGCTTTTCTGGACGAGATGGCACGCTGCGCTGCCCTCGGCATTCCCGAAATGGTCATGCACCCGGGCGCCCACACGGGCTCCGGCGAAGAGGCCGGCCTGCGACGGATCGGTGAGGCCTTCCGGCGGATTTTCAGCGAAGGTCCGGTGAGCGTGCGGGTGCTGCTGGAGAATACGGCGGGGCAGGGAACCTATCTGGGCGGGAGTTTTGAGCATCTGGCCCAGATCATGGACGCGGTGCCGCAGGGGCGTTTCGGCCTCTGTTTCGACACCTGTCACGCCTTCGCCGCCGGCTATGATCTGTCCGGGGCCGAAGGCTACGGCCAGGTCATGGCGGAGGTGGAGCGCCTGCTCGGTCTGGACAGCATCCGCCTCTTTCATCTCAACGACGCCAAGAAGGGCCTGGGCAGCCGGGTGGATCGCCACGAACACATCGGGCAGGGGCAGATCGGCGAGGAAGGCTTCCGGCTGCTGATGCAAGATGGCCGCTTTGCCGCCGTTCCCAAGATTCTGGAAACCCCCAAGGGGGACGATGGCAGCGGGGATCGCCAGAACCTGGCACTGCTGCGCCGCCTCGCCGGGGAGGGCTAG
- the dtd gene encoding D-aminoacyl-tRNA deacylase: MRAVLQRVSAAHVEVDGRRVGAIDRGLLVLLGVAAGDTEADATALADKICGLRIFEDAEGKMNLSVADIDGEILAVSQFTLLADCRKGRRPGFSGAAPPERARELYDYFVRLLRQRGFAVPTGVFQADMAVHLVNDGPVTLLLDSRKEF, translated from the coding sequence ATGCGGGCCGTGTTACAGCGGGTTTCCGCCGCCCATGTCGAGGTGGATGGCCGCCGCGTCGGCGCCATCGACCGCGGCTTGCTGGTGTTGCTCGGTGTGGCCGCCGGGGACACGGAGGCCGATGCGACCGCTCTGGCGGACAAGATCTGCGGTCTGCGCATCTTCGAGGACGCAGAGGGCAAGATGAACCTCTCGGTGGCCGATATCGACGGAGAGATCCTGGCCGTCTCCCAGTTCACCCTGCTGGCCGACTGCCGCAAGGGACGACGCCCCGGTTTTTCCGGCGCGGCCCCGCCGGAGCGGGCCCGCGAACTCTACGACTATTTCGTCCGCCTGCTGCGCCAGCGGGGCTTTGCCGTGCCCACAGGCGTATTTCAGGCGGACATGGCGGTGCACCTGGTCAATGACGGCCCGGTCACCCTGCTGCTCGACAGCCGCAAGGAATTCTGA
- the yjgA gene encoding ribosome biogenesis factor YjgA has product MHDDEQDYAGPSRSAKKRAAKAVEELALEILELSPAQLEKLPVPDQILGELRKARQIKAHGARKRQAKFLAGLLRRDEDVLEALRQHMEALNQVHYQDQQVFHELESLRDRLCDAGQYRAALQEVSDRYPALDQDLIARLAVQAQAGKDKRAYREIFKRLRQAREQGE; this is encoded by the coding sequence ATGCACGACGACGAACAGGACTATGCCGGGCCCAGTCGCTCGGCCAAGAAGAGGGCCGCCAAGGCCGTGGAAGAGCTGGCCCTGGAAATTTTGGAGCTTTCGCCGGCACAGCTGGAAAAGCTGCCGGTTCCCGATCAGATTCTCGGCGAGTTGCGCAAGGCCCGGCAGATCAAGGCCCATGGCGCCCGCAAGCGGCAGGCCAAGTTTCTGGCCGGCCTCCTGCGCCGTGACGAGGACGTGCTTGAAGCCCTGCGCCAGCATATGGAGGCGCTCAACCAGGTTCACTATCAGGATCAACAGGTGTTTCACGAGCTGGAAAGCCTGCGGGACCGCCTCTGTGATGCCGGTCAATACCGGGCCGCTTTGCAGGAAGTGAGCGACCGTTATCCGGCCCTGGATCAGGATCTGATCGCCCGCCTCGCCGTCCAGGCCCAGGCCGGCAAGGACAAGAGAGCCTACCGGGAGATCTTCAAGCGCCTGCGCCAGGCGCGGGAACAGGGAGAGTAG
- the trxA gene encoding thioredoxin, giving the protein MASDKVLQLTDDNFESEVLKSSVPVLVDFWASWCAPCKAIAPVVDGLAAEYEGKVKIAKVNVDENPATPGQYGVRGIPTIILFKDGKVLDQVVGAVPKNQLESLIKKAL; this is encoded by the coding sequence ATGGCAAGCGATAAGGTTTTGCAACTGACCGATGACAACTTCGAAAGTGAAGTCCTGAAATCCTCCGTCCCCGTACTCGTGGACTTCTGGGCCTCCTGGTGCGCCCCCTGCAAAGCCATCGCCCCGGTCGTGGACGGCCTGGCCGCCGAGTATGAGGGCAAGGTCAAGATCGCCAAGGTCAACGTGGACGAGAATCCGGCTACTCCCGGCCAGTACGGGGTGCGCGGCATCCCCACCATCATCCTGTTCAAGGACGGCAAGGTGCTCGATCAGGTGGTCGGCGCCGTGCCCAAAAACCAGCTCGAGAGCCTGATCAAAAAGGCCCTGTAA
- a CDS encoding SIS domain-containing protein, with translation MQRQEKIAQAVQDHVRVLENSFERQSDEMTGFAERVVETFHQGGRLYVAGSGPLAALANLLSSLFLNRLNLERPSLPVLSLCNDATLALSLARDGQSAQFLSRQLRAQAEEGHILLVLAGFDRDPLLDEVLKTARQMECVIVLAAPEGSELLKDAADFFFRFDCSSISRLMEAYLFFGDLLCELVEGELFGF, from the coding sequence ATGCAGAGGCAGGAAAAAATTGCTCAGGCCGTGCAGGATCATGTGCGTGTCCTGGAAAACAGCTTTGAGCGGCAGAGCGATGAGATGACGGGGTTTGCCGAGCGGGTGGTGGAGACCTTCCATCAGGGCGGCCGCCTGTATGTGGCCGGCAGCGGGCCGCTGGCCGCTCTGGCCAACCTGCTGTCCAGCCTCTTTCTGAACCGTTTGAACCTGGAGCGTCCGTCACTGCCGGTGCTGTCCCTTTGCAACGACGCCACTCTGGCTCTTTCACTGGCCCGGGACGGGCAGTCCGCCCAGTTTCTGTCCCGCCAACTGCGGGCCCAGGCGGAGGAAGGCCACATCCTTCTGGTGTTGGCCGGCTTTGATCGGGATCCTCTTCTGGACGAGGTTCTCAAGACGGCCCGTCAGATGGAGTGTGTCATTGTGCTGGCCGCTCCCGAAGGCTCGGAACTGCTCAAGGATGCTGCCGACTTTTTTTTCCGCTTCGACTGTTCCTCCATCTCCCGTCTGATGGAAGCCTATCTGTTTTTTGGCGATCTGCTCTGTGAGTTGGTTGAGGGCGAGCTCTTCGGTTTCTGA
- a CDS encoding bifunctional precorrin-2 dehydrogenase/sirohydrochlorin ferrochelatase, with product MPDFPVLLQLAGRYCVVVGGGSVALRKGEALIQAGARVRLIAPEIQADKPLPQSVEWLRRAYLKGDLEGAYLAIAATDNRRVNAEILEEARSFGVLINVADAPEDGDFTMPAVVRRGDLTLCAATYGRSPALAAIVRQHLEESFGQEWGLLLEIAAALRGKRLTAAGQDKYSQEVLRQLIEEGLPALLAAGATEAVDRRLEAVLGRGFSLTELGITLPKGMP from the coding sequence TTGCCCGACTTCCCCGTTCTTCTCCAACTCGCCGGCCGTTATTGCGTCGTCGTCGGCGGCGGCTCGGTGGCTCTACGCAAAGGGGAGGCCCTGATCCAAGCCGGCGCCCGCGTGCGCCTGATAGCGCCTGAGATTCAAGCGGACAAGCCGCTGCCGCAGTCCGTCGAATGGCTTCGTCGCGCCTACCTCAAGGGCGATCTGGAAGGCGCGTATCTTGCAATCGCAGCTACGGACAATCGGCGGGTTAATGCTGAAATCCTAGAGGAAGCAAGAAGTTTTGGGGTTTTAATCAATGTGGCTGACGCCCCGGAAGATGGGGATTTCACGATGCCTGCCGTGGTCCGACGTGGCGATTTGACCCTCTGTGCCGCCACGTACGGCAGGAGCCCAGCGCTGGCGGCCATCGTACGGCAGCACCTGGAGGAAAGCTTTGGTCAAGAGTGGGGTTTGCTGCTGGAGATTGCGGCCGCCCTGCGGGGAAAGCGATTGACAGCCGCAGGACAAGATAAGTACAGTCAAGAGGTTTTGCGTCAACTCATCGAAGAGGGACTGCCCGCCCTGCTTGCCGCTGGCGCCACAGAGGCGGTCGACAGACGGCTGGAAGCGGTTCTCGGCAGGGGATTTTCCCTTACCGAGCTGGGCATCACGTTGCCGAAAGGAATGCCATGA
- the ccsB gene encoding c-type cytochrome biogenesis protein CcsB produces the protein MSANVLLYKIALLFYLVATILFFVDVIGRKENIGKIGRWVLFGGFVIHCAALVARYVEAGYTPVANLHESLSFFVLSIVGIFLLFDLRYRLTVLAAFVCPLALVLMIVGGAVPKAVRELNPMLDSWWFPVHVTLAFLGNAVFAVAFMAGIMYLLQERMLKSKKFSSLYFRLPSLGTLDAINYKCLTFGFPLMTMGIISGAMWANSAWGTYWSWDPKETWALITWFLYAALLHGRLTVGWRGRRAAIFAIIGFLCLLFMFLGVNLFLSDLHSFRALEGR, from the coding sequence ATGAGCGCCAATGTTCTGCTCTATAAAATAGCTCTGCTGTTTTACCTGGTTGCGACCATCCTGTTTTTTGTCGATGTTATTGGCCGCAAGGAAAACATCGGTAAGATCGGCCGCTGGGTTCTTTTTGGCGGCTTTGTTATCCACTGCGCGGCCCTGGTGGCCCGCTATGTGGAGGCTGGCTACACCCCCGTGGCCAATCTGCATGAATCCCTTTCCTTTTTCGTCTTGTCCATCGTCGGCATCTTTCTTCTGTTCGACCTGCGTTACCGCTTGACGGTTCTGGCGGCTTTTGTCTGCCCTCTGGCCCTGGTGTTGATGATTGTCGGCGGAGCAGTTCCCAAGGCGGTCAGGGAACTGAACCCCATGCTCGACAGCTGGTGGTTCCCGGTGCATGTCACCCTGGCCTTTCTGGGGAACGCCGTTTTTGCCGTCGCCTTCATGGCCGGCATCATGTACCTGCTGCAGGAGCGCATGCTTAAGAGCAAAAAGTTCTCCAGCCTTTATTTTCGGCTGCCCTCACTGGGTACGCTCGACGCCATCAACTACAAATGTCTAACCTTCGGCTTTCCCCTGATGACCATGGGGATCATATCCGGCGCCATGTGGGCCAATTCGGCCTGGGGAACCTACTGGAGCTGGGACCCCAAGGAAACCTGGGCCCTCATCACCTGGTTCCTGTACGCCGCGCTGCTGCATGGGCGACTGACCGTGGGCTGGCGAGGGCGCCGGGCGGCCATTTTCGCCATCATCGGCTTTTTGTGTCTGCTGTTCATGTTCCTCGGCGTCAATCTCTTTTTGTCGGACCTGCACAGTTTCCGTGCCTTGGAGGGCCGGTAG